A genomic segment from Aegilops tauschii subsp. strangulata cultivar AL8/78 chromosome 1, Aet v6.0, whole genome shotgun sequence encodes:
- the LOC109784844 gene encoding uncharacterized protein, with the protein MDPLPDIYPLTSLQIGDMQSYISRAFLYFAPVSKKVLILVDNQPWMTGKQSRSARLWQFMITKYRMSPFVNSRSGTDTAAMAMAMASSCTEKRKITAAMRRWLAVANSTPALLHGFLVFEVSWRDVHGINYYNDLLTDTSLALEARYLNKWEFYSAEQAAGCASEWFLGLASETHSLRGYLLHYHHHHHRPRPRHHRSSSAAAAGEEEHARDDVMNTMAASSSGDERCTPTLRRRMSWRSRARRRNLQLQQQDTDGDGEEEAVEAPTQMQMQMQHYRYSDTLLLFRSRDAALPFKLRQIITSDIRLLTLLESGLPSWVIFLQSYPVLCHMYRPWMRPLARSLYVMASLVTVIIGFYDLYKNVPLLKSAAARICGPLFEWIETWDMVTRIQYLGTILFLRNLRKFMQGLLTLLHAARALLRVMLAPLADLGLCQLLATLGLLASHAWRLVVDLAEVVWAPFDVVLDCVAGLVTSLWPVLKVVVLPARFAVAVAACAGSVLSNSYNFFKDIWETLSSIFELNHMSEAQQSAFDMTTLKTLWNDLFSQIFRAIRGILNGILVFFYACNRHRLSIYNHAQTRLRHMLRVTRLAPKQHEPCHCNSTTKHPNHEV; encoded by the exons ATGGATCCTCTGCCGGATATATATCCCTTGACAAGCTTGCAGATAGG GGACATGCAGTCTTACATCTCCCGGGCGTTCCTCTACTTTGCGCCGGTGAGCAAGAAGGTGTTGATTCTGGTGGACAACCAGCCATGGATGACCGGCAAGCAGTCCAGATCCGCAAGGCTATGGCAGTTCATGATCACAAAG TACAGGATGTCTCCCTTCGTGAATTCGAGGAGTGGCACCGACACGGCGGCGATGGCGATGGCGATGGCGAGCTCGTGCacagagaaaagaaaaataacGGCGGCGATGCGAAGGTGGCTGGCGGTGGCGAACTCGACCCCGGCGCTGCTCCACGGGTTCCTGGTGTTCGAGGTGTCATGGCGGGACGTGCACGGCATCAACTACTACAACGACCTGCTCACCGACACGTCCCTCGCCCTGGAGGCGCGCTACCTCAACAAGTGGGAGTTTTACAGCGCCGAGCAGGCCGCCGGGTGCGCGTCTGAGTGGTTCCTCGGCCTCGCCTCCGAGACGCACTCCCTCCGAGGGTACCTCCTCCActatcaccaccaccatcatcgCCCTCGTCCTCGCCATCATCGCTCCTCCTCCGCGGCAGCCGCCGGAGAAGAGGAACACGCTCGCGACGACGTTATGAATACGATGGCGGCCAGCAGCAGCGGCGACGAGAGGTGCACGCCCACGTTGAGGAGGAGGATGAGCTGGCGGAGCAGGGCTAGGAGGAGGAATCTACAACTACAGCAGCAGGACACCGATGGCGAtggcgaggaggaggcggtggaggcTCCCACGCAGATGCAGATGCAGATGCAGCACTATAGGTACAGCGACACCCTGCTCCTGTTCCGGTCCCGGGACGCGGCGCTGCCGTTCAAGCTCCGGCAGATCATCACGTCGGACATCCGGCTGCTCACGCTGCTCGAGTCTGGGCTGCCGTCGTGGGTCATCTTCCTGCAGTCGTACCCGGTGCTGTGCCACATGTACCGGCCCTGGATGCGGCCCCTGGCGCGGAGCCTCTACGTCATGGCCTCCCTCGTCACCGTCATCATCGGCTTCTACGACCTGTACAAGAACGTGCCGCTGCTCAAGTCGGCGGCGGCGCGCATCTGCGGCCCGCTCTTCGAGTGGATCGAGACGTGGGACATGGTGACCCGCATCCAGTACCTGGGCACCATCCTCTTCCTCCGCAACCTGCGCAAGTTCATGCAGGGGCTGCTCACGCTCCTGCACGCCGCCAGGGCGCTGCTCCGTGTTATGCTCGCTCCATTGGCCGACCTAGGCTTGTGCCAGCTGCTTGCCACACTGGGCCTCCTAGCCTCACACGCGTGGCGCCTGGTGGTGGACCTGGCAGAGGTGGTGTGGGCGCCGTTCGACGTCGTGCTAGACTGCGTCGCCGGATTGGTCACGTCCTTGTGGCCGGTGCTCAAGGTGGTGGTGTTGCCGGCGAGGTTTGCGGTGGCGGTCGCAGCGTGCGCGGGGTCCGTGCTGTCCAACAGCTACAACTTCTTCAAGGACATTTGGGAGACTCTGAGCAGCATCTTCGAGCTCAACCACATGTCGGAGGCGCAACAGAGCGCTTTCGACATGACCACGCTCAAGACCTTGTGGAATGACCTCTTCTCGCAGATCTTCCGGGCCATCAGGGGCATCCTCAATGGCATCCTTGTCTTCTTCTACGCCTGCAACAGGCACAGGCTCAG CATCTACAATCACGCGCAGACAAGGCTGCGACATATGCTTCGTGTCACTAGATTGGCGCCAAAACAACATGAACCATGCCACTGCAACTCCACCACCAAGCACCCAAACCATGAGGTGTAa